AGGCCCAAGGCCTTGGCCGTGCTCTCGCGCGTCATGACCAGGGCGGCGGCGCCGTCCGAGATCGAAGAGGCGTTGGCGGCGGTGATGGCGCCGTCCTTGGTGAAGGCGGGGCGCAGCGTCGGGATCTTGGCGGCGTCGGCCTTGCCGGGCTGTTCGTCCTCGCTGACCGTCACCGGGCCCTTGCGGGTGGCGACTTCGACCGGGACGATCTCGGCCTTGAAGGCGCCCGAGGCGATGGCGGCCTTGGCGCGCGTCAGGCTCTCGATGGCGTATTCGTCCATCTGCTCGCGGGTGAACTGATACTGGGCGGCCGCATCCTCGGCGAAGACGCCCATCGCCTTGCCGGGGGAATAGGCGTCCTCGAGGCCGTCCATCATCATGCTGTCGACGATGACGTCGTGGCCGATGCGGGCGCCGCCGCGGTGCTTGTTCATCAGATAGGGGGCGCCGGTCATGGACTCCATGCCGCCCGCGACGATGACTTCGGCCGTGCCGGCCAGAAGGGCGTCGTGCGCCATCATGGCCGCCTGGAGCCCTGAGCCGCACATCTTGTTCACCGTCGTCGCCTCGACGTGCTTGCCGAGGCCTGCGCCGATGGCGGCCTGACGCGCCGGGGCCTGACCCAGGCCGGCGGGCAGGACGCAGCCCATGAAGATTTGCTCGACCTTTTCAGGCGCGACACCTGCGCGCTCGACGGCGGCCT
The nucleotide sequence above comes from Brevundimonas naejangsanensis. Encoded proteins:
- a CDS encoding thiolase family protein, encoding MTAAADPVVICSFARTPMGGFQGALSPVKATDLGAVAVKAAVERAGVAPEKVEQIFMGCVLPAGLGQAPARQAAIGAGLGKHVEATTVNKMCGSGLQAAMMAHDALLAGTAEVIVAGGMESMTGAPYLMNKHRGGARIGHDVIVDSMMMDGLEDAYSPGKAMGVFAEDAAAQYQFTREQMDEYAIESLTRAKAAIASGAFKAEIVPVEVATRKGPVTVSEDEQPGKADAAKIPTLRPAFTKDGAITAANASSISDGAAALVMTRESTAKALGLPIVARVVAHAAHAHEPGLFTTAPVPAMQKALKKAGWSVEDVDLWEVNEAFAVVAMIAQQELGIDRAKLNVNGGATALGHPIGASGARILSTLLAALQARGGKKGVASLCIGGGEAVAMAVELP